In the genome of Eggerthella sp. YY7918, one region contains:
- the fixA gene encoding putative electron transfer flavoprotein FixA translates to MNIVAAFKVVPDDQDIQVAADGTLDYSKAKGIVSTYDLNALEAAAQLAAESEGSQVVAITAGPASIDDSKLKKNVLARGVDELYMAADDAYADMDAHATAEALASLIGKVGAYDVILCGDGSADDYAQQVDVQLAAKLGIPVVNAAAKITPKDGALEIERVLEDVVETVEVSLPAVVSVTPDVALPRIPGMKDILAAGKKPMNISGAETEGARTIEVISCLAPEQADRKLEIVEASADGAIEQFAAALKAAL, encoded by the coding sequence ATGAACATCGTTGCTGCTTTTAAGGTGGTTCCCGACGATCAGGATATCCAGGTGGCCGCCGACGGCACGCTGGACTACTCCAAGGCCAAGGGGATCGTGTCGACCTACGACCTGAACGCCCTTGAGGCCGCCGCACAGCTGGCCGCCGAAAGCGAAGGCTCTCAGGTGGTGGCCATAACGGCGGGCCCCGCCTCCATCGACGACTCCAAGCTGAAGAAAAACGTGCTCGCCCGCGGCGTGGACGAACTCTACATGGCCGCCGACGACGCGTATGCGGATATGGACGCGCATGCCACCGCCGAGGCGCTCGCCTCGCTCATCGGCAAAGTCGGCGCCTATGACGTGATTTTGTGCGGTGACGGCTCGGCTGACGACTACGCCCAGCAGGTCGATGTGCAGCTGGCCGCAAAGCTTGGGATTCCGGTCGTCAACGCCGCCGCCAAGATCACGCCTAAGGATGGCGCCCTTGAGATCGAGCGTGTGCTGGAAGACGTCGTCGAGACGGTTGAAGTGTCTTTGCCCGCCGTCGTGTCGGTGACGCCGGATGTGGCCCTTCCCCGTATCCCGGGCATGAAAGACATTCTGGCCGCAGGCAAAAAGCCCATGAACATCTCGGGAGCCGAAACCGAAGGCGCCCGCACGATCGAGGTCATCTCGTGTCTGGCGCCCGAGCAGGCCGATCGCAAGCTTGAGATCGTCGAAGCCTCCGCAGACGGCGCCATCGAGCAGTTCGCCGCCGCCCTCAAGGCCGCCCTGTAA